The following are encoded in a window of Ignavibacteriales bacterium genomic DNA:
- a CDS encoding ATP-binding protein, with the protein MNTSIVTTISQRCKRCYSCIRECPARAIRVENGQAVVIEERCISCGHCVKVCSQHAKQIKSDVEFLESILATKKAVAIVAPSFAASFPDDYSKIPAALKKLGFIQVIETAFGADLVSQLYAKDLEEADGKTIISSACPAVYNLIEKYFIQLVPNLAKIVSPMIAMGRYLKTNFGEDTQVVFIGPCVAKKSEYTDEQVKGAIDVVLTFTELKNVFQQKMINLSELNEMEFDPPHSLMGKSFPLAGGLLKTANISNDILAKEIIVVEGKDKVVEIINEVAANNINSKLIDILFCEGCISGPAIASDLNYYSKREKVIKYIDEKINLADKQIWKSNIYNSRNINLRRQFVPKNQRKPMPTEEKIIEILARSNKFTKQDELNCTACGYETCREYAINIAKDLAEDDMCLPYLIDKLEKAYDELKTTQEQLHATEKLASIGQLAAGVAHEINNPLGTIMLYSSMLNKELSKNEQNAQHSDDLNLIIEEAKRCKNIVANLLNFARQGKLKLTEVNVLDIISSIVKTIFINPQYKGISITLHVDIDEPVIQADADQIKQVFLNVINNACEALDEIQNKKIEVSIYKSDAYLTVDIKDNGNGIRKENMAKLFTPFFTTKKMGKGTGLGLPITYGIIKMHRGDIKVKSEVGDGTTFTIKLPMNLNPNQIIMN; encoded by the coding sequence ATGAACACGAGCATTGTAACAACAATAAGTCAGCGATGTAAAAGATGTTATTCATGCATTAGAGAATGCCCTGCAAGAGCTATCCGGGTGGAGAATGGACAGGCTGTTGTTATTGAAGAAAGATGTATTAGCTGTGGTCATTGTGTAAAAGTTTGTTCTCAACATGCCAAACAAATAAAAAGTGATGTTGAATTCCTTGAATCGATCCTTGCAACAAAAAAAGCTGTTGCAATTGTTGCACCTTCATTTGCAGCTTCATTTCCGGATGATTATTCTAAAATTCCTGCAGCATTAAAAAAACTTGGTTTTATACAAGTGATCGAAACTGCATTTGGAGCTGATTTAGTCAGCCAACTTTATGCTAAGGATTTGGAAGAAGCAGATGGAAAAACTATAATCAGCTCAGCTTGCCCGGCTGTTTATAATCTTATTGAGAAATATTTTATTCAGCTTGTTCCAAATCTTGCCAAAATAGTTTCACCGATGATTGCGATGGGTAGATACCTAAAAACAAATTTTGGCGAGGATACGCAAGTTGTGTTTATTGGTCCATGTGTAGCAAAAAAAAGTGAGTACACGGATGAACAGGTTAAAGGCGCAATTGATGTAGTATTAACTTTTACCGAATTGAAAAATGTATTTCAGCAAAAGATGATCAATCTTTCAGAATTGAATGAAATGGAATTTGATCCTCCGCATTCACTTATGGGTAAATCATTTCCGCTTGCAGGTGGTTTGCTAAAGACTGCAAATATTTCAAATGATATACTTGCAAAAGAAATTATTGTTGTTGAAGGTAAAGATAAAGTTGTTGAAATAATAAATGAAGTTGCTGCAAATAACATCAACTCTAAACTTATTGATATTCTTTTCTGTGAAGGATGCATTAGCGGTCCCGCAATAGCAAGCGATTTGAATTACTATTCCAAAAGAGAAAAAGTTATTAAATACATTGATGAGAAAATTAATCTTGCAGATAAGCAGATTTGGAAAAGTAACATTTACAACAGCCGTAACATAAATTTAAGACGCCAATTCGTTCCGAAGAACCAAAGAAAGCCAATGCCTACAGAAGAAAAGATAATTGAGATTCTTGCACGTTCAAATAAGTTTACAAAGCAAGATGAATTGAATTGTACAGCGTGCGGATATGAAACCTGCCGCGAATATGCAATAAATATTGCAAAAGATTTGGCAGAAGATGATATGTGTTTACCTTATTTAATCGACAAGCTGGAAAAAGCTTATGATGAATTAAAAACTACCCAGGAGCAATTGCACGCAACAGAAAAACTTGCTTCCATTGGACAATTGGCAGCAGGAGTTGCTCACGAGATTAATAATCCACTTGGAACGATTATGCTCTATTCCTCTATGCTGAATAAAGAGCTTTCCAAAAATGAGCAAAATGCCCAGCATTCAGATGATTTGAATTTGATCATTGAAGAAGCTAAGCGTTGCAAGAATATTGTTGCAAATCTGCTTAACTTTGCAAGGCAAGGTAAATTAAAACTTACCGAAGTAAATGTGCTTGATATAATATCTTCAATTGTAAAAACAATTTTTATCAATCCACAGTATAAAGGAATATCAATAACTCTACACGTGGATATTGATGAGCCAGTTATTCAGGCAGATGCTGATCAAATTAAACAAGTATTTCTGAATGTCATCAATAATGCGTGCGAAGCACTGGATGAAATACAAAACAAAAAAATTGAAGTTAGCATTTACAAAAGTGATGCTTACCTTACAGTTGATATAAAAGATAATGGAAACGGAATTCGTAAAGAAAATATGGCAAAGCTTTTTACTCCTTTTTTTACAACTAAAAAAATGGGAAAGGGAACCGGCTTAGGGTTGCCAATTACTTACGGTATAATCAAAATGCACCGTGGTGATATTAAAGTAAAAAGTGAAGTTGGAGATGGAACAACATTTACAATTAAACTTCCAATGAATTTAAACCCAAATCAAATAATTATGAACTAA
- a CDS encoding response regulator has protein sequence MNIHEKVKKILLVDDDIDLLEQHKIILEAKGFKIITAENVADGFAAFKKEKPDAAILDLIMEEHDAGFILCHKIKKDPYGKTIPVFILTSATYVTGFKFGASTPEEREWVKADALLNKPIVEEELLQKLEAFFENVKK, from the coding sequence ATGAATATTCACGAAAAAGTTAAAAAAATATTATTAGTTGATGACGACATCGATTTACTTGAACAGCATAAAATAATTCTTGAGGCTAAAGGTTTTAAAATTATTACTGCAGAAAATGTTGCAGATGGTTTTGCTGCATTCAAAAAGGAAAAACCGGACGCAGCAATATTAGATCTGATTATGGAAGAACATGACGCCGGATTTATTCTTTGCCATAAAATTAAAAAAGATCCATATGGTAAAACGATTCCGGTTTTCATATTAACCTCTGCAACTTATGTAACAGGTTTTAAATTTGGCGCATCTACTCCTGAAGAAAGAGAGTGGGTTAAAGCTGATGCTTTGTTGAATAAACCAATTGTAGAAGAAGAACTGCTTCAAAAATTGGAAGCATTCTTTGAAAACGTTAAAAAATGA